In the Brassica napus cultivar Da-Ae chromosome A7, Da-Ae, whole genome shotgun sequence genome, one interval contains:
- the LOC106358462 gene encoding protein NRT1/ PTR FAMILY 6.2 yields MESKGSWTVADAVDYNGLPADKSKTGGWITAALILGIEVVERLSTMGIAVNLVTYLMETMHLPSSNSANIVTDFMGTSFLLCLLGGFLADSFLGRFKTIAIFSTLQALGTGALAVATKLPELRPPTCHHGEACTPATAFQMTFLYIALYLIALGTGGLKSSISGFGSDQFDDKDPKEKAQMAFFFNRFFFIISMGTLMAVTVLVYIQDEVGRSWAYGICTVSMAIAIAVFLSGTKSYRYKKSQGSPVVQIFQIIAASIRKRKTELPQSIVYLYEDTPEGLRIEHTDQFRMLDKAAVVTEGDFEQTLDGIAIPNPWKLSSVTKVEEVKMMVRLLPIWATTIIFWTTYAQMITFSVEQASTMRRNVGNFQIPAGSLTVFFVAAILITLAFYDRVIMPFWKKWKGKPGFSSLQLMAIGLVLSTIGMAAAAIVEQKRLSVAKSSTQKTLPISVFLLVPQFFLVGSGEAFIYTGQLDFFITQSPKGMKTMSTGLFLTTLSLGFFVSSFLVSIVKKVTATSVNGGWLADNINHGRLDLFYWLLVILSGINFVVYVICALWFKPTKSKDSEEMEKGKGFSVEDC; encoded by the exons ATG GAGAGCAAAGGGAGTTGGACGGTTGCTGATGCCGTAGACTACAACGGCCTACCCGCAGATAAATCCAAAACCGGTGGCTGGATCACCGCAGCTCTCATTCTTG GGATAGAAGTTGTGGAGAGGCTATCAACAATGGGAATAGCAGTGAATTTGGTAACATACCTGATGGAGACAATGCATCTCCCAAGCTCAAACTCTGCCAACATTGTCACTGACTTTATGGGCACTTCCTTCCTCCTCTGCTTACTCGGCGGGTTTCTAGCTGACTCCTTCCTCGGCCGTTTCAAAACTATCGCTATTTTCTCAACACTTCAAGCTTTG GGAACCGGTGCACTAGCGGTGGCAACAAAGCTGCCCGAACTACGTCCGCCAACATGCCACCACGGCGAAGCCTGTACGCCCGCCACCGCTTTCCAGATGACATTTCTCTACATTGCACTTTACCTTATAGCCCTTGGAACTGGTGGCCTTAAGTCTAGCATCTCCGGCTTTGGGTCTGACCAATTTGATGACAAGGATCCTAAAGAAAAAGCTCAGATGGCTTTCTTCTTCAACAG ATTCTTCTTCATCATTAGCATGGGGACGTTAATGGCTGTGACTGTTTTGGTTTACATACAAGATGAAGTGGGAAGATCTTGGGCCTATGGAATCTGCACTGTATCTATGGCTATAGCTATTGCAGTTTTCTTGTCGGGAACTAAGAGTTACCGTTATAAGAAGAGCCAAGGAAGTCCCGTTGTGcaaatttttcaaataattgcAGCTTCGATTAGGAAGAGAAAAACGGAACTGCCTCAAAGCATTGTCTATCTTTATGAAGATACTCCCGAGGGCTTGAGAATCGAACATACTGATCAGTTTCG CATGTTGGACAAGGCGGCCGTAGTTACCGAAGGAGATTTTGAACAAACCCTAGATGGCATCGCAATTCCGAACCCTTGGAAGCTAAGCTCGGTGACCAAAGTTGAGGAAGTGAAAATGATGGTTAGGCTTTTGCCTATTTGGGCAACCACTATAATTTTCTGGACAACATATGCCCAAATGATTACATTCTCAGTTGAGCAAGCTTCAACCATGAGACGCAACGTTGGAAACTTCCAGATCCCAGCAGGGTCTCTCACCGTGTTTTTCGTCGCGGCTATTCTTATAACTTTGGCTTTCTACGACCGTGTCATCATGCCTTTTTGGAAGAAATGGAAAGGAAAACCAG GATTCTCTAGCCTGCAATTAATGGCTATTGGATTGGTCTTATCAACCATTGGAATGGCAGCTGCAGCCATAGTTGAGCAAAAGCGTCTATCAGTGGCGAAATCTAGTACACAGAAAACACTGCCCATAAGTGTTTTCCTACTCGTTCCACAATTCTTCCTAGTAGGATCTGGGGAAGCCTTTATATACACTGGCCAACTTGATTTCTTCATAACCCAATCGCCCAAGGGAATGAAAACAATGAGCACTGGACTTTTCTTGACTACTTTGTCACTAGGGTTCTTCGTCAGCAGTTTCTTGGTTTCAATCGTCAAAAAGGTCACTGCAACTTCTGTAAATGGAGGATGGTTGGCTGATAACATCAACCATGGCCGGCTTGATCTCTTTTATTGGCTTTTAGTCATTCTCAGTGGAATCAACTTTGTTGTTTATGTCATATGTGCGTTATGGTTCAAGCCAACAAAGAGTAAAGACTCAGAGGAGATGGAAAAGGGTAAGGGGTTTTCAGTTGAAGACTGCTAg